The following proteins are co-located in the Spirosoma montaniterrae genome:
- a CDS encoding alpha-2-macroglobulin family protein codes for MSTQATGPPPAMNHLLTILLFLTALATSAQPNKPRNTPPDLTFAREWQRADSLAKKGLPKSALEVVNGIYAKAKATRNHPQTVKAAMHRLVYQPYTTEDTYAEIIDLLRRDIADTPATGVDSPARNILQSILAETYWHYYEQNRWKFGQRNTDDAGSDDPRTWNLRRLVDETVAAYEASLNGAEQLKKTPVEAFDVVVQKGDADARLLRPTLYDFLAHRALGFYKNTEPDITRPANRFELDQSAYLADAETFLTQPLRSTDSLSLKFRALRLYQELTLFHRTNALPMADVDAQRLAFVHQYSTVPNKDDLYQQTLERAIQIHKNQPAEVFYGLALGEFWADRGDRAKTGGWRRKAADLTTDLLRRFPKSGTETTNLRKLLDRLNARSLQLTVEEGNAPDQPIRTSVAYRNVPTLHYRIVSVHVDEWFRNERRLYTTNDAQQQPFHAQLLKRAAVKTGSVRLPNDGDLQEHRTEIALPALPTGHYIVLVSPSARIADTTTLLSYTRLTVTNIGYLIGRKPVSLASEKPAKNGYTDYNEFFHDPKLYVVNRQTGQPMANIRVDLLENNNRTGNHERISTYRTTATGGLEVPNKVVTSNHNYCFRISTKRDTVYTEWVYWPGYQRGSSTNEEQIRGLLFTDRAIYRPGQTIFFKAVLYRGTPDSLQVVPNAQTEATLTDVNGEKVASLKLTSNAFGTIDGQFTAPAGRLLGVMTIRLENNSTSVRVEEYKRPTFEVKIDPVKGSYKLGQVVSVSATAKTFAGAAVDGASVRYRVVRRQRPRWIWWDWYRPGEGRGGRKTEIMNGTLATDVSGAVSLTFTAQPDLTVDRADDPSFMFTVTFDVTDRTGETRSAEQTLTIGYSALTAALDLPADLDNRDRSLTLRVTNAGGERVPVKGQLTISPLQKPSEPLRKRLWEKPDRFALSRSEFKKLFPNDVYADEDQLPEWPKSAAVDTVSISNTDTLKLTASQYPAGIYAADLRVTDAAGERATLTQYFTVTTTNNPIVNARPDDWVKTVTPETKPGEKTVFWVNNGGVGPGGHALVRVVQNGQIREERWVTLAAEPVRVEIPVTKAFVGGFVVAFTRVQDGRVYDLSKTISVPLPDRNLKIETLTFRDHLKPGQPEQWTLRISGPGKDKLIAETVATLYDASLDAFVPLSWPGSPYQKPAQPMPAWSAMGFNTLMGNLFRYDYRDIQPVARRYDALSWGSVGAQRGLFMGFGGGLDEVVRVGYGSPRNRSINMAMAAAPPGSPRVLKGAVAEVSADGDVPQGVEELREAVAAEKTNDQNDTAPDQQPKTDAPPANPRRNFNETAFFFPKLQTDEQGRVLLSFTMPEALTRWRLLAFAHTPDLKTGSLDRTVITQKELMISANVPRFLREGDTLRLTARINNLTNKPLTGTAQLDAFDPATGQNITAKLFKQSVAQSFNTAPAQSTALAWTMVVPQTIENVTFRVSATSGDFSDAEERTVPVLPNRMLVLDSQPFYVNGPGKKEVRLKALVNQNPELPAQPERLTVELTGNPVWTALQSLPYLAEFPYECAEQLFSRFYANALAGHIINARPEIRGLAETWAKQAPANPLETNAELKSVTLDETPWRRDARHQNLQLAQLGRFLQDDALRASQQQALDKLQQLQTTEGGFRWFSGMPIDRTISVHLLTGFGHLAKLGVKLPETQQNMARNLQNRALRYVDAEAKQWVDRQKQEKKTGSNTSDFWPVQYLYARSFYTESPITDKATRDYLQTYVGQNWQTQRIYGQALAALALHRLGDRQTPASILKSLNERAAQSDELGMYWPDNRAGYYWHQAPIETQALLIEAFSEILTDQKAVNAMKQWLLSQKRTTAWPSTKATTEAIYALLLNGDDWLETKSTTALQVGGKPVETAANGPTDYQKITYQPADIKPELGIITVSKSSSGPAWGGIYYQHFEPLDRVIPSSDVKAAMGNLTLTKQLFVERDGPAGPVSTPVTAKTPLKPGDRVRVRVEVRNDRDMQYVHLKDSRASGFEPMSALSGYKYQNGLGYYEAPRDASTDFYLHYLPVGTHVFEYTLRVVHTGDFSSGVATVQCFYAPEFSARSAGGRVRVP; via the coding sequence ACGTCTGCCCAACCCAATAAACCGCGCAACACCCCTCCCGACCTAACCTTTGCCCGCGAGTGGCAGCGAGCCGATTCGCTCGCCAAAAAAGGGTTGCCAAAGTCGGCACTGGAAGTTGTAAACGGCATTTACGCTAAGGCCAAAGCTACGCGAAACCACCCGCAGACGGTGAAAGCCGCTATGCATCGGTTAGTGTATCAACCCTACACTACCGAAGACACCTACGCCGAAATCATCGACCTGCTCCGGCGCGATATAGCCGATACGCCTGCTACCGGCGTGGATTCGCCCGCCCGGAATATTCTGCAATCGATTCTGGCCGAAACCTACTGGCATTATTACGAACAAAACCGCTGGAAGTTCGGGCAGCGCAATACCGATGATGCCGGGTCTGATGATCCGCGTACCTGGAACCTGCGCCGGTTGGTGGACGAAACCGTAGCGGCCTATGAAGCGTCGCTGAATGGGGCGGAACAACTCAAAAAAACGCCTGTCGAAGCGTTTGACGTGGTGGTGCAGAAAGGCGATGCCGATGCCCGACTGCTCCGGCCAACGCTTTATGACTTTCTGGCACATCGGGCACTGGGTTTTTATAAAAATACCGAACCCGACATCACCCGACCAGCCAATCGGTTTGAGTTAGACCAATCGGCGTATCTGGCTGATGCTGAGACGTTTTTAACCCAACCCCTGCGTAGTACGGATTCGCTGTCGCTGAAGTTTCGGGCATTGCGGCTGTATCAGGAACTAACCCTGTTTCACCGGACCAATGCCCTGCCAATGGCTGACGTCGACGCACAGCGGCTGGCGTTCGTGCATCAATACAGCACTGTTCCAAACAAAGACGACCTGTATCAACAAACGCTTGAACGGGCTATTCAGATCCATAAAAATCAACCTGCCGAGGTGTTCTATGGCCTTGCGTTGGGCGAGTTCTGGGCCGACCGGGGTGATCGTGCCAAAACAGGTGGCTGGCGACGAAAAGCCGCCGACCTCACCACCGACCTGCTGCGCCGTTTCCCGAAATCAGGCACCGAAACAACCAACCTGCGTAAACTGCTCGACCGGCTTAACGCTCGTTCGCTGCAACTGACCGTCGAAGAAGGCAATGCACCCGACCAGCCCATTCGCACGTCGGTCGCGTATCGCAACGTGCCAACGCTACACTATCGAATTGTGTCGGTTCATGTTGATGAATGGTTCCGAAATGAACGACGGTTGTATACAACTAATGACGCCCAGCAGCAGCCATTCCATGCGCAGTTGCTGAAGAGAGCAGCCGTAAAAACCGGGTCGGTACGTCTGCCCAACGACGGCGATTTGCAGGAACACCGCACCGAAATTGCGCTACCAGCCTTACCAACAGGACATTACATTGTGTTGGTTTCGCCATCGGCCCGGATCGCTGACACCACTACGCTGCTTTCATACACGCGCCTGACCGTAACAAATATCGGCTATCTGATTGGTCGTAAACCAGTTAGCCTTGCCAGCGAAAAGCCCGCCAAAAACGGGTACACGGATTATAACGAGTTTTTTCACGACCCAAAATTGTACGTCGTTAACCGGCAAACGGGGCAACCGATGGCAAACATTCGGGTCGATTTGCTGGAGAATAATAACCGCACTGGCAACCACGAACGCATCAGCACGTATCGAACAACGGCAACCGGGGGTCTGGAAGTACCGAACAAGGTTGTGACGAGCAACCACAACTATTGTTTTCGCATCAGCACTAAGCGCGATACGGTCTATACCGAATGGGTGTATTGGCCGGGTTATCAGCGCGGTTCATCGACCAACGAGGAGCAGATTCGGGGGTTGCTGTTCACCGACCGGGCCATTTACCGACCGGGGCAGACCATCTTCTTCAAAGCCGTACTCTACCGGGGTACGCCCGACTCGTTGCAGGTAGTTCCCAACGCACAAACCGAGGCCACGCTGACCGACGTAAACGGCGAAAAAGTGGCGTCGCTGAAACTGACAAGCAACGCGTTCGGCACAATTGACGGGCAGTTCACGGCTCCGGCAGGAAGACTGCTGGGAGTTATGACTATCCGTCTCGAAAATAACTCTACCAGTGTCCGGGTTGAAGAATACAAACGCCCGACGTTTGAGGTGAAGATCGATCCAGTAAAAGGCAGCTACAAGCTTGGTCAGGTGGTGTCTGTATCAGCTACGGCCAAAACTTTTGCAGGGGCAGCGGTCGACGGGGCGTCGGTACGCTACCGGGTAGTGCGTCGGCAGCGGCCCCGATGGATTTGGTGGGACTGGTATCGGCCCGGCGAGGGCCGGGGTGGGCGCAAAACCGAAATCATGAACGGCACCCTTGCAACCGATGTCAGCGGTGCGGTATCGCTTACGTTCACGGCCCAGCCTGATCTGACCGTTGACCGTGCCGATGATCCGTCGTTTATGTTTACCGTTACGTTCGACGTTACTGACCGAACGGGCGAAACCCGCTCCGCCGAACAGACGCTGACGATTGGCTATTCGGCCCTGACCGCTGCGCTCGACCTGCCCGCCGACCTCGACAATCGCGACCGTTCCCTGACTCTTCGCGTGACGAACGCCGGGGGCGAGCGCGTACCCGTGAAAGGTCAGTTAACCATCAGCCCGTTGCAAAAACCCAGCGAACCGTTGCGCAAACGCCTGTGGGAGAAACCCGACCGATTTGCCCTGAGCCGCAGCGAGTTCAAAAAACTGTTTCCAAACGATGTGTATGCCGATGAAGATCAACTGCCTGAATGGCCGAAAAGCGCGGCTGTTGACACCGTATCGATCAGCAACACGGATACACTGAAACTAACCGCGAGTCAATATCCTGCCGGTATATATGCCGCCGACCTGCGCGTGACGGATGCGGCTGGTGAGCGTGCTACACTGACACAGTATTTCACGGTTACGACCACCAATAACCCCATCGTCAACGCCCGGCCCGACGATTGGGTGAAAACGGTAACACCCGAAACCAAACCGGGCGAAAAAACCGTGTTTTGGGTCAATAACGGCGGAGTAGGTCCAGGCGGACACGCGCTCGTGCGGGTGGTGCAGAACGGCCAAATCCGCGAAGAACGCTGGGTTACGCTGGCAGCCGAGCCGGTGCGGGTCGAGATACCAGTGACAAAAGCGTTTGTAGGTGGCTTCGTCGTAGCGTTCACACGGGTGCAGGACGGGCGCGTGTACGACCTCTCAAAAACCATATCGGTGCCGCTACCCGACCGGAATCTGAAGATCGAAACACTTACGTTCCGCGATCACCTGAAGCCCGGCCAACCCGAACAATGGACGCTTCGCATCAGCGGACCGGGCAAAGACAAATTGATAGCCGAAACAGTAGCAACCCTGTACGATGCTTCGTTAGATGCGTTTGTACCGCTTAGTTGGCCCGGCTCGCCATATCAAAAGCCCGCTCAGCCAATGCCAGCCTGGTCGGCAATGGGTTTCAACACGTTGATGGGCAATCTGTTTCGGTACGATTACCGGGATATTCAGCCAGTGGCACGCAGATACGATGCGCTGTCGTGGGGTTCTGTCGGCGCACAAAGAGGCTTATTTATGGGCTTCGGTGGTGGCCTTGACGAAGTAGTTCGGGTTGGTTATGGAAGCCCCCGAAACAGATCTATCAATATGGCAATGGCTGCTGCACCGCCGGGTTCTCCGCGTGTGCTAAAAGGGGCCGTAGCTGAGGTGAGTGCTGATGGTGACGTACCTCAAGGAGTTGAAGAACTGCGAGAGGCTGTTGCCGCCGAAAAAACAAACGACCAGAACGATACAGCCCCAGACCAGCAGCCCAAAACCGACGCACCACCCGCCAACCCGCGCCGGAATTTCAACGAAACGGCGTTTTTCTTTCCCAAACTGCAAACCGACGAACAGGGCCGGGTGCTGCTCAGCTTCACCATGCCTGAAGCCCTCACGCGCTGGCGGCTACTGGCCTTCGCCCACACGCCTGACCTGAAAACCGGCTCGCTCGACCGCACCGTCATAACCCAAAAAGAGCTGATGATTTCGGCCAACGTGCCGCGTTTTCTGCGCGAAGGCGATACGCTCCGGCTCACGGCACGTATCAATAACCTGACCAACAAACCGCTGACTGGCACCGCTCAGCTTGACGCCTTTGACCCCGCCACCGGCCAGAACATAACAGCGAAGCTATTCAAACAGTCAGTTGCTCAATCATTCAACACGGCCCCTGCCCAAAGCACTGCCCTCGCCTGGACGATGGTGGTGCCCCAGACTATAGAAAACGTCACGTTTCGCGTATCAGCTACGTCCGGTGATTTCTCCGACGCCGAAGAACGTACCGTGCCTGTGCTGCCCAACCGGATGCTGGTGCTGGATAGTCAGCCGTTTTACGTAAATGGTCCGGGCAAAAAAGAGGTGCGGCTAAAAGCCCTCGTAAACCAGAATCCTGAACTACCGGCACAGCCCGAACGCCTGACGGTTGAGCTCACGGGCAATCCGGTCTGGACAGCCCTTCAATCACTGCCCTATTTGGCCGAGTTTCCATATGAATGCGCCGAGCAGTTGTTTAGTCGGTTCTACGCCAACGCGCTGGCGGGCCATATCATCAATGCCCGCCCTGAAATTCGTGGCCTGGCCGAAACCTGGGCCAAACAAGCCCCTGCCAACCCACTCGAAACCAACGCTGAACTTAAAAGCGTAACGCTCGACGAAACCCCCTGGCGACGCGACGCCCGCCACCAAAATCTGCAACTGGCACAATTGGGCCGGTTCTTACAGGACGACGCGCTGAGGGCCAGTCAGCAACAGGCTCTCGACAAACTGCAACAGTTACAAACTACCGAGGGCGGCTTCAGGTGGTTTTCGGGCATGCCCATCGACCGCACCATCTCAGTGCATCTGCTTACTGGCTTTGGGCATCTGGCAAAATTAGGCGTTAAACTGCCCGAGACGCAGCAAAACATGGCCCGAAACCTGCAAAACCGGGCCTTACGCTATGTCGACGCCGAAGCTAAACAGTGGGTCGACCGGCAAAAGCAGGAAAAGAAAACAGGTAGCAACACCAGCGATTTCTGGCCGGTGCAATACCTGTATGCCCGCTCGTTCTATACCGAATCGCCCATTACCGACAAAGCCACGCGCGACTACCTGCAAACGTATGTTGGTCAAAACTGGCAAACGCAACGCATTTACGGACAAGCTCTGGCCGCGCTGGCTCTGCACCGGCTTGGCGACCGTCAGACGCCTGCTTCTATCCTGAAATCACTGAACGAGCGGGCTGCCCAATCCGACGAACTCGGTATGTACTGGCCCGACAACCGGGCAGGCTACTACTGGCATCAGGCTCCCATTGAAACGCAGGCATTACTAATTGAAGCGTTCTCGGAAATTTTGACCGATCAGAAGGCCGTGAATGCTATGAAGCAGTGGCTACTGAGCCAGAAACGTACTACTGCGTGGCCCAGCACCAAAGCCACTACCGAGGCTATTTACGCGCTGCTACTCAACGGCGATGACTGGCTGGAAACGAAATCCACCACGGCATTGCAAGTAGGCGGAAAACCCGTTGAAACAGCGGCCAATGGCCCGACAGACTATCAGAAAATCACGTACCAACCTGCGGATATCAAGCCCGAACTTGGCATTATAACAGTAAGCAAAAGTAGCAGTGGCCCGGCCTGGGGCGGAATTTATTACCAGCATTTCGAACCGCTCGACCGGGTTATACCGTCGTCTGACGTAAAAGCTGCGATGGGCAACCTGACGCTTACCAAACAGTTGTTTGTTGAGCGCGACGGTCCGGCTGGCCCCGTCAGCACGCCTGTTACGGCCAAAACTCCGCTCAAACCCGGCGACCGGGTGCGCGTTCGGGTAGAGGTTCGCAACGACCGCGACATGCAATACGTGCATCTGAAAGATAGCCGTGCATCGGGCTTCGAGCCGATGAGCGCACTATCGGGCTACAAGTATCAGAACGGTCTCGGTTATTACGAAGCTCCGCGCGACGCCAGCACCGACTTTTACCTGCATTACCTGCCTGTCGGAACACACGTATTCGAGTACACCTTACGCGTTGTTCATACAGGCGATTTCTCATCGGGAGTGGCTACTGTTCAGTGCTTTTACGCGCCCGAGTTTTCGGCCCGGTCGGCGGGCGGGCGGGTGCGGGTTCCGTAG